A portion of the Edaphobacter lichenicola genome contains these proteins:
- the mak gene encoding fructokinase — translation MTDTGMRIGIDLGGTKIEVLAIDCQGVELARHRVETPRNDYEATISAMVGLVRRMEEETGNTGTVGAGIPGSISRITGLVKNSNSTWLNGRPLHKDLTAALGREARVANDANCLAVSEATDGAAAGVHVVYGVILGTGCGGGVAIDGRVHDGPNGVGGEWGHNPLPWQRPEENPGPACYCGKRGCMEMWVSGTGIALDYKEATGRTRTTREIVSDFEAGDEVAAAIVERFEDRLARGLANVINILDPDVIVIGGGVSRVQHIYQVLPGLLPKYVFGGETSTPILPAMYGDSSGVRGAAWLWPIQRS, via the coding sequence ATGACAGATACAGGGATGCGCATTGGTATTGACCTTGGCGGAACGAAGATCGAGGTACTCGCTATCGATTGTCAGGGCGTAGAGTTGGCACGGCATCGTGTGGAAACGCCTCGGAACGACTACGAAGCGACGATCAGCGCAATGGTGGGGCTTGTTCGTCGCATGGAGGAAGAGACTGGAAACACTGGTACGGTGGGGGCTGGAATTCCGGGAAGCATCTCTCGAATTACCGGCCTTGTTAAAAATTCGAATTCGACCTGGTTGAATGGACGCCCGCTTCACAAAGACTTAACGGCTGCTCTTGGTCGCGAGGCGCGTGTTGCAAATGATGCAAACTGTCTCGCAGTGTCGGAGGCCACTGACGGTGCTGCGGCCGGCGTGCATGTTGTGTATGGGGTGATTCTCGGGACTGGATGCGGTGGTGGAGTCGCGATTGATGGGCGTGTCCATGACGGCCCGAATGGAGTTGGCGGAGAATGGGGGCATAACCCATTGCCATGGCAGAGACCCGAGGAGAATCCAGGACCTGCGTGCTACTGCGGAAAACGCGGATGTATGGAGATGTGGGTTTCAGGGACTGGAATAGCCCTCGACTACAAAGAGGCGACCGGCCGAACTCGAACGACGCGGGAGATTGTCTCGGACTTCGAAGCTGGGGATGAAGTTGCTGCTGCTATCGTGGAGCGATTTGAAGATCGTCTGGCGCGCGGCCTGGCGAATGTGATCAATATCCTTGACCCCGATGTGATCGTGATTGGCGGTGGGGTGTCGCGAGTGCAACATATCTATCAGGTGCTGCCTGGATTGTTGCCGAAGTATGTGTTTGGTGGAGAAACTTCGACACCGATTTTGCCCGCAATGTATGGAGATTCAAGTGGCGTTCGCGGAGCAGCATGGCTGTGGCCTATCCAACGGTCCTGA
- a CDS encoding Asd/ArgC dimerization domain-containing protein, which produces MTDRLDRIGIVGASLLAGKELSEELGESLLGASDFVLLDEEEVAGQMTAAGDEVAFIQRLETSSFERMDFVFFTGSAAVTKKHWHEARRAGASIIDLTYALDGEKDVLVRAPWVAEILAEKEQRPGPDLKTPAVVAAHPVAVMLALVGGRLRAKLALTSVAATVMEPASEYGRAAMDELHQQTVTLLSFQTLPREQYDAQVSFNLLPALGEAAKVKLGATEERIRRHYDGLAGGVLPALALQIVQAPVFHGYVASMLVEFGESVDVDAVEAALVGEHIDVVSKDSDPPSNLSAAGQEDIMVRVTKDGGDGEQGRRFWLWLAADNLKLAALNSIACAAELRRLRPRGKVQ; this is translated from the coding sequence ATGACAGACAGACTGGATCGAATCGGAATCGTTGGAGCGTCTTTGCTGGCTGGGAAAGAGCTGAGCGAAGAGTTAGGGGAGTCGCTGCTGGGAGCGTCGGATTTTGTGCTGCTTGATGAAGAAGAGGTCGCAGGACAGATGACTGCCGCTGGGGATGAGGTCGCGTTTATCCAGCGGCTGGAGACTTCTTCGTTCGAGCGAATGGATTTTGTTTTCTTTACCGGTAGTGCGGCCGTGACGAAGAAGCACTGGCATGAGGCTCGACGAGCGGGTGCCAGCATCATCGATCTGACGTATGCGCTGGATGGCGAGAAAGATGTTCTGGTGCGGGCGCCCTGGGTGGCTGAGATTCTGGCCGAGAAGGAGCAGCGGCCGGGGCCTGACCTGAAGACTCCCGCGGTGGTGGCGGCGCATCCGGTTGCGGTGATGCTTGCGTTGGTTGGAGGAAGGCTGCGCGCGAAGCTGGCTTTGACGAGCGTAGCGGCTACGGTGATGGAGCCTGCTTCAGAGTACGGCCGCGCTGCGATGGATGAGCTGCATCAGCAGACGGTGACTTTGCTGTCGTTTCAGACGCTGCCGCGTGAGCAGTATGACGCGCAGGTATCGTTCAATCTGCTGCCGGCGCTGGGCGAGGCTGCGAAGGTAAAGCTGGGAGCGACGGAAGAACGTATTCGAAGACACTATGACGGGCTGGCGGGTGGGGTGTTGCCTGCGTTGGCGCTGCAGATCGTGCAGGCACCGGTGTTTCATGGCTATGTTGCTTCGATGTTAGTGGAGTTTGGTGAGTCTGTGGATGTGGATGCGGTCGAGGCAGCGTTGGTTGGGGAGCACATCGATGTGGTGAGTAAGGACTCAGATCCACCGAGCAATCTGAGTGCTGCGGGACAGGAAGACATCATGGTGCGAGTGACCAAGGATGGTGGGGATGGAGAGCAGGGAAGACGCTTCTGGCTTTGGCTGGCCGCGGATAACCTGAAGCTTGCGGCACTCAATTCGATTGCCTGTGCGGCGGAGCTAAGGCGGCTGCGTCCGCGTGGGAAGGTGCAGTAG
- the pssA gene encoding CDP-diacylglycerol--serine O-phosphatidyltransferase, which produces MVDGAQMAVDGKVRRQPSRGMYVLPSLFTAGNMAAGFYAITQSIQGSATDQGYFDRAALALGIAVLFDGLDGIIARLTNTTSDFGKELDSLADVVTFGVAPSLLAYIWGFRMLPAMAHPQAREQIVHIGVFACFIFLICGASRLARFNISVNPQPRNPGRPGKKYFVGMPIPAGAGVISSVIHFQRGSPIDNPWIAVVWLCLLVFTSFLMVSNWRFWSAKEVTTGGRHPFQLVAVIVLIGSLIVLYSEYMLIILAMAYLVSGVVARLAYSWSRGRRRSTVVS; this is translated from the coding sequence ATGGTGGATGGGGCACAGATGGCCGTCGACGGCAAGGTGAGACGACAGCCGAGTCGCGGCATGTATGTGCTGCCATCGCTGTTTACAGCGGGAAATATGGCTGCTGGATTCTATGCGATTACGCAGAGCATTCAGGGGTCGGCGACGGACCAGGGATACTTTGACCGGGCTGCGCTGGCGCTGGGAATCGCGGTCTTATTCGATGGGCTGGACGGAATCATCGCGCGGTTGACCAATACGACGAGCGACTTTGGCAAAGAGCTGGATTCGCTGGCGGACGTGGTGACGTTCGGGGTTGCACCGAGCCTGCTGGCTTATATCTGGGGTTTTCGAATGCTGCCGGCGATGGCGCACCCGCAGGCGCGGGAGCAGATTGTGCACATCGGTGTGTTCGCCTGCTTCATCTTTCTGATCTGTGGGGCGAGTCGGTTGGCGCGGTTCAATATCAGCGTCAATCCGCAGCCGCGCAATCCTGGGAGACCGGGGAAAAAGTACTTTGTTGGGATGCCGATTCCGGCTGGTGCAGGCGTGATCAGCTCAGTGATCCACTTTCAACGAGGATCGCCGATTGATAACCCCTGGATTGCAGTGGTATGGCTCTGCCTGCTCGTGTTTACGAGCTTCCTGATGGTCAGCAACTGGCGTTTCTGGAGCGCGAAGGAAGTGACGACCGGCGGGAGGCATCCTTTTCAGCTTGTAGCGGTCATTGTATTGATTGGTTCGCTGATTGTGCTGTATTCGGAGTACATGCTGATCATTCTTGCGATGGCTTACCTGGTGTCGGGTGTCGTGGCGCGGTTGGCGTATTCGTGGAGCAGAGGACGGCGGCGCTCTACTGTTGTGAGTTGA
- a CDS encoding phosphatidylserine decarboxylase → MVRDGFFYALGLGVVAAALWYLSMPAALVALPIVLAAFFLWFFRDPNRTIPQAAGQIVSPGDGVVTEAEWIETIGGSRLRLSIFLNVFDVHVNRAPVGGVVTVCEFRKGEFMNAMKAESVLNNEQTLITIDAGGYEVSFKQIAGLLARRIVCNLKVGDRVERGQRIGLIKFGSRVDVLIPAAANLKVKTGARVKGGSTVLAVLPELTAQAKSAAAAVVA, encoded by the coding sequence ATGGTTCGAGATGGATTCTTCTATGCCTTAGGGCTTGGTGTTGTCGCAGCAGCGCTCTGGTATTTGAGTATGCCGGCTGCGCTGGTAGCTCTACCGATTGTTCTGGCAGCATTCTTTTTGTGGTTTTTTCGTGATCCGAATCGGACGATTCCGCAGGCGGCGGGTCAGATCGTTTCGCCTGGCGATGGGGTGGTCACTGAAGCTGAGTGGATCGAGACCATCGGTGGCAGCAGACTGCGGCTTAGCATCTTTTTGAACGTCTTCGATGTGCATGTGAACCGTGCGCCCGTGGGTGGAGTCGTGACCGTGTGCGAGTTCCGCAAGGGCGAGTTCATGAATGCGATGAAGGCGGAGTCTGTGTTGAATAACGAGCAGACGCTGATCACGATCGATGCTGGCGGGTACGAGGTCAGCTTCAAGCAGATCGCTGGGCTGCTGGCGCGGCGGATTGTGTGTAATTTAAAGGTCGGCGATCGGGTGGAGCGCGGCCAACGGATCGGGTTGATCAAGTTTGGTTCGCGAGTGGATGTGTTGATACCAGCTGCGGCAAATCTGAAGGTGAAGACAGGAGCGCGTGTGAAGGGCGGCTCGACTGTACTGGCTGTGCTTCCGGAGCTTACTGCGCAGGCGAAGAGCGCTGCTGCGGCAGTGGTGGCCTGA
- a CDS encoding DUF465 domain-containing protein, translated as MQTGKFIELPHPASLPSIQQLVQEHSLYDRRLNTLRSKLFLTDSEQLEEVRLKKLKLSLKDEIERLRRLGVS; from the coding sequence GTGCAAACTGGCAAGTTTATCGAGCTACCCCACCCTGCGTCTCTACCTTCCATCCAACAATTAGTACAAGAACACAGCCTGTATGACCGCAGGTTGAATACACTGCGCTCCAAACTTTTTCTGACTGATTCAGAGCAACTGGAAGAGGTGCGGTTGAAGAAGCTGAAACTCAGTCTGAAGGACGAGATTGAGCGGCTTCGCCGATTAGGAGTGTCGTAG
- a CDS encoding GNAT family N-acetyltransferase yields MSVPGLRLRVALAADLGEVVALERRVVEAPHWAEAEYGAIVGGGGEGIVRRCLFVAETDEGLLGFAVGKVILSAADRVGEIESVAVDASGRRHGVGRSLCEAVVRWCREQGAVEMELEVRAGSSGAIALYTGLGFIVVGRRAGYYRDPNEDAVLMQLKLAGIK; encoded by the coding sequence ATGAGTGTTCCGGGGTTGCGGCTTCGTGTTGCGCTCGCGGCGGATTTGGGTGAGGTGGTTGCACTCGAGCGGCGTGTTGTGGAGGCTCCGCACTGGGCAGAGGCTGAGTATGGCGCGATTGTCGGAGGTGGTGGGGAGGGTATTGTCAGGCGGTGTCTCTTTGTTGCGGAGACGGATGAGGGGTTGTTGGGTTTTGCTGTGGGGAAGGTGATTCTGTCGGCGGCTGACCGTGTAGGCGAGATTGAGAGCGTGGCAGTGGATGCGTCGGGGCGAAGGCATGGGGTGGGAAGGTCGTTGTGTGAGGCGGTGGTTCGCTGGTGTCGTGAGCAGGGAGCCGTGGAGATGGAGTTGGAGGTTCGCGCGGGTAGTAGCGGTGCGATTGCGCTGTATACGGGCCTGGGATTTATTGTTGTTGGGCGCCGCGCTGGGTATTATCGAGATCCGAATGAGGATGCAGTGCTGATGCAGTTGAAGTTAGCGGGAATCAAGTAA
- the tsaB gene encoding tRNA (adenosine(37)-N6)-threonylcarbamoyltransferase complex dimerization subunit type 1 TsaB: MRLLLINTAGGEGSVALGDTALVQAIVATEVLPGRSSSERLVPAVRRLMDASGFRLAELAAVVVVHGPGSFTGVRVGVSAAKGLSEAGGIPLVAVSRLALLAAGVDGAGEPVHVVLDAGRGEFYYGEYVGRRCLREALMAREDVIAAAASGVVVVCESKVAEGLTELHPRVVAEPSAADALPLAVERIAAKDFDDAATLDANYLRRTDAEIFAKPAMPKAVR; the protein is encoded by the coding sequence ATGCGGCTCTTGTTGATCAACACTGCGGGTGGGGAGGGGAGTGTTGCGCTGGGTGATACGGCGCTGGTGCAGGCGATTGTTGCGACCGAGGTGCTGCCGGGTAGAAGTTCGTCGGAGAGGTTGGTGCCGGCGGTGCGGCGGTTGATGGATGCGAGTGGATTTCGGCTGGCTGAGCTGGCAGCGGTGGTGGTGGTGCATGGGCCTGGGTCGTTTACCGGGGTGCGAGTTGGGGTGAGTGCGGCTAAGGGTTTGAGTGAGGCGGGTGGGATTCCGTTGGTTGCGGTGTCGCGGCTGGCGCTGCTTGCTGCTGGTGTTGATGGAGCGGGTGAGCCGGTGCACGTCGTGCTGGATGCGGGGCGTGGGGAGTTCTATTACGGGGAGTATGTTGGGCGGCGTTGTTTACGCGAGGCGCTGATGGCGCGGGAGGACGTGATTGCGGCGGCTGCGAGTGGGGTTGTCGTGGTGTGCGAGTCGAAGGTGGCGGAGGGTTTGACGGAGTTGCATCCGAGGGTGGTGGCGGAGCCGTCGGCTGCGGATGCTTTGCCGCTTGCAGTGGAGCGGATTGCCGCGAAGGATTTTGATGATGCGGCTACGCTCGATGCGAATTATCTGCGACGAACGGATGCTGAGATCTTTGCGAAGCCTGCTATGCCGAAGGCAGTTCGATGA
- the meaB gene encoding methylmalonyl Co-A mutase-associated GTPase MeaB, translated as MGNGSATVGLMVMEWWVRGIIADVDKELQAESGEVAQMMARLRAGDVRALGRAVSVVEDGGALAGELLAACREFGGRALRVGVTGPPGAGKSTLVDQMAKWLRADGQMVGVVAVDPSSPYTGGALLGDRIRMQGFAGDAGVFIRSMASRGAMGGVARAAEDVCAVMEAAGRQTILIETVGVGQDEVDVIGLADVTVLVLVPGMGDEVQSLKAGVMEVADVFVVNKSDREGAELVEHEIVAMQGLAASRGGWVPPVVKTVATSGEGVGELMEAVRECAAQQVERKTRVGNVGVGELRVDGLRLDHLGVAVKSIAAARGFYEALGLVVSHEETVEHEQVKTAMLPLGESRIELLEATQEDSTIGRFLSKRGEGLHHVAVHVEGIDAMFARLTRQGVRLASDAVKVGAGGHRYFFVHPASTGGVLLEIVGDGVASSGLSEGRE; from the coding sequence AGATGATGGCGCGGCTGCGCGCGGGAGATGTGAGAGCGCTGGGTCGGGCGGTGTCGGTTGTTGAGGATGGTGGGGCGCTGGCGGGTGAGTTACTTGCGGCTTGCCGTGAGTTTGGCGGGAGGGCGTTGCGGGTGGGAGTGACCGGGCCTCCGGGAGCAGGGAAGAGCACGCTGGTGGATCAGATGGCGAAGTGGCTGCGTGCTGACGGGCAGATGGTTGGGGTGGTGGCGGTGGATCCGTCGAGTCCATATACGGGCGGGGCGCTGCTAGGGGACCGGATACGAATGCAGGGGTTTGCTGGGGATGCTGGTGTGTTTATTCGCAGCATGGCTTCGCGGGGGGCGATGGGTGGGGTGGCTCGTGCCGCCGAGGATGTTTGTGCGGTGATGGAGGCGGCGGGACGGCAGACGATTTTGATTGAGACAGTGGGGGTGGGGCAGGATGAGGTCGATGTGATCGGGCTGGCGGACGTGACGGTGCTGGTGCTCGTACCGGGGATGGGGGACGAGGTGCAGAGTTTGAAGGCAGGGGTGATGGAGGTGGCGGATGTTTTTGTGGTGAACAAGAGCGATCGCGAGGGCGCGGAGCTGGTGGAGCATGAGATTGTTGCGATGCAGGGGCTGGCGGCTTCGCGAGGGGGATGGGTGCCTCCTGTGGTGAAGACGGTTGCGACTTCGGGTGAGGGTGTGGGAGAGCTGATGGAGGCGGTACGGGAGTGTGCGGCGCAGCAGGTTGAGCGGAAGACTCGGGTCGGGAATGTTGGGGTCGGTGAGCTTCGGGTGGATGGGCTGCGGTTGGATCATCTGGGTGTTGCGGTGAAGAGTATTGCGGCGGCGCGTGGATTTTATGAGGCGCTGGGGTTGGTGGTGAGCCACGAAGAGACGGTGGAGCATGAGCAGGTGAAGACGGCGATGTTGCCGCTTGGAGAGAGCCGGATTGAGTTGCTGGAGGCGACCCAGGAGGATTCGACGATTGGGAGATTCTTGTCGAAGCGTGGAGAGGGGCTGCACCATGTTGCGGTGCATGTTGAGGGTATCGATGCGATGTTTGCGCGGTTGACGAGGCAAGGTGTGAGGTTGGCGAGCGATGCGGTGAAGGTTGGGGCTGGTGGGCATCGGTATTTTTTTGTGCATCCGGCGAGTACGGGGGGCGTTCTGCTGGAGATAGTTGGTGATGGTGTTGCGTCGTCCGGTCTGAGCGAAGGTCGGGAGTGA